The Dermacentor variabilis isolate Ectoservices chromosome 4, ASM5094787v1, whole genome shotgun sequence genome contains the following window.
CTGAAACTTGACTAACGTATAACAAAAATAATTTGTATTCCTTCTCTAACTTTAAATCAGAATACTGCAATAGATTAACCAACAGTCGTGCTTATGCAGCCATATATGTTTCTTCTAATCTTGCTTATCGAAGAAGACATTACCTATGCTTAATCATTACTAATTGCAGATCTGTTCAGTTTGAATTCAATAAGAGGTTCCTTCCTCAAGGGGACAGGAATTTCATATTTGGCTACATTTATTATTCTCCTTCATTCTCAGTCAATAAATTCTGTACTATTCCTGATCATATTTTACATACTGCAtcactaaaaaataaaaaggttTATAGTGGATGATATAAACATTAATTTCACTGCAATTAACATAAACATCATTCATCTGTATTAACTATACTAATTTATTTTATTCCTACAGATATGATTGCTTAATTGACTTTCTCACACGCTAAGTCTCTAATGGCACAAGTACACTAATTGATCATGCTTTTTCTAACTTCCTTTTTGCCTCTGGTGAACAAAGCAAGTTAGGAAGTTAGAAACACTAGctgacatcagtgatcattatCTCCTTCTCTTGCACATTCTATTAAGACCTTGCCCACCTTTACATACTATGTTCTGGACAACAATggcttcataactgctgttgATAATACAGACTTGTCTGAAATTAAATCACTAAACAATTCACAAAAAGCCATTTCCACATTTTTTTCTGAAGAGGAGGAGGATGTTATAATCTGTAGGCGGACCTAGTCATTgttagatacggacccttttcctggcatcactcgagttcaccagaccacatcgagtCGCCGTCGCACCCAATTAAGGTGTGCAGTAGTGCGTCTAACATgttcccggacctgtcagacaagttggcgacccccacccAAGGCTCCGCATGTCCAGACAAGTGGGCGACCCCCACCTTatgcgccgcatgtggagctattgtcccactgcttgactcttcccgaaagtgcaatgggagcctggcacggttccaggtagttgatcctggtcccgagcaaagctgctttgcagctctgaaagctcgttcgaaaacaacccgtctcctccagctgagtgCTTTCAGACGGGGATGCAACACCAAGGCAATGCGGGCTGTAAGTCACCGTGAAGCCCTCGGAGCCACACCATCTGCcgattgtgacggcagttgcagatcAGGAGGCAATACCAGTGGCAAGTCATCCCTCAaacagtggagcccttggagcgacaccattggccgaatgtgacggcacttgcacggtcgcctaccattggaggaaaatgacgacacctgagcgggctcgacgattggccgaaaaagATGTGACCCCAAGACACCGAACGGGTTAAAAGCAAGAGACAGGGAGCAGAAAAGCATGCCTTCATTCATTCAATTTCTTTCGTGCTTCTTGCCATGGGCCGCAGTGTCCAATTTGCTGCTGGCCATCAATGACTTTattactgttaatttctttgtgttcttactgtaaataatgtaaataaacctccagtttcagCTGAAAATCCTCCTCaatgtcggccaactcccgcactcaacggcaagatccaataccATGCAAGGCATTTTAAAGCGAAAGATTTACTGgctgcgaacttgcgatttcgtcgTGGCAGTGCTCCCAGGAGGCACATAACGTCACAATGCGCGCCTCGCCGCagatatttctttctctctcgcaccctagtcactactgcgcatgctccACTAGTAgcgccgagccacaggtgttccgccgctgagCGGTGCTgcgcctttccaccgctgccgtTTGGTATgatgtcacaccgcgttccttgtcgttgcgctcgcctccgctcgcttcaccAACTGGGTCGCATGCCTgacaacatgtcggaggattgaaaaggagagctctcctgcgccgcaaccacagttgaggcagcAGTATAGACGGCGACAGTtgtgataagcaggaggaggtctggaatcgacatcggaacgagatgaaaaggaaacaaattgcccaggaaacagatgaacagcgcgccgaatgactggctaaacgccacaacacagctagacaaccagactaacgtgggcttgcaatcaagattaaccaaggctaaccatgctatgtcttagctttcgctacgtatatcctggcatagccgtgctaagccactgccaatttttttacaCTAATCATTTCATACTTACGAAAGTTCCTCcaaaaagaaatgtaaacaaaCTGTGGCATTCTCTTGCAATCCATGGACCTCGCAGTAGTTGGTAACATTGGGAAAACGGGATAAGTTATATAGTGACACGTGTGCTTTTTTATCTTTCTCCTGTGACAGCTGTCcactggctaacaaatgttaaacattatcACTCAGTGCAATACGCACCTGCATGATTTAGAACTTACGTGAATGTTATCATTCATTCTATCTATTGTGTGtgtcctcgccgaaccttgtaCTGTCTGATTGTGTGCGCGGCACGACTTATGTAATAGTTTCTGGAAACAACGAGGGCACGATTACACTAGAACCTTCCACAAGTGATGTATAGAAGCCAACGCAcctgacccgttgatcagatttcgatgATCGCCAACTGTATTCGCtactatcgttgtgcttcgagtgtaacttgcttttgtgggcacaggttcgcacaaCGAAAAATCACTttcatcattcacagttttgcaacTGTTTTCTTCACCATCATTACTATGTGACAATAGGAGAACTAAAAAGCAGATGTTTAACATGAAGTTACATGCCCGATATAAAAGCTTCTGTAATACTCTGAACTGTCAGCTAAGTTGAGCTAAACAATTGTATTTCAAGCAAGGAACTTTAAAGGCCGGTAATAACACTAAAAAAAATGGGAGATTGTCAACTTCTTTTAAACAGGATCACATGACAAGACCGGGTGTCCAGAATTTTAAATGATAGAGTTGAGTACAATTCTGCTCCTGATATAGCTGAGGCTTTCagtagctttttctttctttcgtaacGATTTGCCTTCTCCTACACAGATTATTAAGATGAACTGTCTGCCCCATTCATTCTTCCTATTTCCGACAATGCTGGAAGAAATATTTAATATTATGTATAGCTTAAAGGTGACGAGTGCTGAAATTGATTAAGTCCACCCTGATAACAttagattaattaattaatttttaattaaatatgaaTTTAGGTATAGAAAAGTCATCCCAGTTCTAAAAAAAGGTGACAGCTCATTATTACATGACTACCAATCTATATGCATTCTACAGGTCTTTGTGAAAATtgttgagaaactaattgaaataTGGCTAACAGAGTACCTTTCTAAATTTGTTATCCTCTCTTCATTCCAGTTTGGTTTTCATCACGGATATTCCACAGAGCTGGCCTTGatccatcttcatcatcatcagcagcagtctgttttatgtccactgcaggacgaagacttACTgaccaaataaaaaaattaattgacAAAGGATTTCTTACGGGCTCAGCTTTTATTGGTCTAACACAGGTATTTGATAGCATAAATGATAATATCCTATTTGGTATTTGGTATTTGTGGTCCGGCCTTTTGCTACTAAAAAGCTACATATATTTAAGAGTTCAAGTTGTTTCTGTTTATAATTTTTACTGTCAACAGAAAACTGCTAACATTGGAGTGCCTCAAGGCTGCATCTCAGGGCATCTCTCGTTTTTGGTTTACCTGACTGTCTTACTTCCACAAAATtcattctgtacgctgatgatccTACTATATTTACCTTTCATAAAAGCATCTCATCTCTCGTTAATGAACTAAGTGCTGATTTAGAAAATGTACTAATGCAGTGTAATGCCAACATGTTGTATATTGATGTCACCAAGACTAAAgttgtattctcttcacatcagcGAAACTTAGCATCTATTCCACCTATCATTTTTGTCCCCACCATCTTCCTCTAAGTTCGTATTCATCTTTCCTTGGCATTGTACTTGACTGTAATTGGAAATATCAGAATCGTATTGCCCAcgtaaaaaataaagcagcttGTGGTATATACACCTTAATTAAAACATGCCCTTACTTTACACGAGCCACCGTTACACTCACTTTACCACTATTTTGTTCGCTCCCATATTACTTATGGTATAATAAGTAATGAAACACCTATAACACTGACATTGCATCTCTCCAGGTAGTTCAGTTCCAAGCCTTAAGGATTATTACTTGCAGTTCATGCTTCACTAATGTCAAATCCCTACTAGACGAGGATAACATCCTTACCCTTTCTGGACTCGCTGAATACAACTTAGGTATATTGTTCTGCAGATTTGTGAATAATGAGCTACTACCGATAACATTTTCGCCATCTAACTTGGTGATTTATAGTACCACCAGATTCATGTTAAAtagcaattttcttttaccaagagTCCACACTAACCCTGGTAAACAGACTGTACAATTCACTTCCATACCCATATCAAACACACTACCACTCATTATGAAAAGTGCAAGATCCTTAGACCAATTTAAAAGATAACTAAAAATGCACTTTTTATGAGCAGACTAACGAAAAGGTTTATTGtatccattttcttttcttttaatgagtGCTCTTTAACTATgcgaataaacttttttttttttgtatccatACAATTTTTCTGTTATGCTATGATTTGCCttgctaccatgagatatgctaaaGCCTTGTTATTCTTTGTTATCAATTCTGTATTTTCTTATGGTAATGTTCTCTTTTATTTCCTGTGTACTACCTTATTGATGTGCGGCTGCTCCTTTAAGATAACTATTCTAATTGTTTTTTAGAGGACGGCCTGATACAGTCTGACTATGAGCTCTCCTTCTGTGCAGTAAATACCTACCTCTAACATGACCAAACTCCTAATAATAAATTTTTATTTGAACGTTTTTGTCTCCTGGCACATAGGGGTTCCTTTGCAAGAATTGTGTACTTAACTTTGAATAATAATTCAGTTAGCACTGTTTCACAGTGCTAAATAAAGTGTTGTTTAGTGAATGTACACTATTTCTTGCCATTTTAATGCTTGCACTAGTAGCAATTTTCTTTTGGTATCGCTAACATATTATTGTGCTGGATGCTCCAAGAAAAGTTGAGCGATAGCACTTCAAAGCTGTTTCATAATTGGCATTGAATGCATCTGTAATGAGATATTCATAAGCAATTAAAATTTTGAGCAGACTATTATGATTGATGTTCTCATTGCGCTTCTCCATTGGTTCAACTACAGTACCAGCAGCCCTGCAGCCACTGGTGTGGTGTAGTTATTCTCGAATTATATTTGTTTCGGGTAGGTCATATTTTGACTGAGCCatgatatgatatatatatagtgtacacAATGCCATTATTGTGCTAGTGGCTAGAGTTTGTGCTATTCCTGTTTTCTATCTGTCAGAACGATTCTTCCAGAATCGCATTTGTGCCAGTCTCTGATAGCAGAGTTCCTCAACACTAAGATCACTTCAGGGCATGTGTTTCTATGTTCAATAATTCCAACATTAAGCTGTTCCTTGTTTACTATGTTTATACTGTGCAATAATGCACCTGTTTGGGTAAACTAAACACGTGAACGGCACTACAATCTCGGCAGCCCATCTATATATTGCACGGAATATTAGACTGATACCGCTCACAATTTTTTTATGCTGTGCAATGCTTGTCGTGTTTTATTCTTTTCTGTGGTAAGATCAATGGCATACAATGGCATGGCATGTTGTTTGTTCTATTCTCCACTCCGGACATGACCATGGAGTGCATTGATAGAGTGCATTGCTTGATCTGAGTTAAGCCAGATCTTGCATTACAGAATGACCTACCTGGTTTATCTTTTTGTAAAGTGTGCATCGCCTTATTTTTCAGTGTTTATTATTGATCTAAGTACTTGTTAAGTTAATTGATGTCTTTCGTGCTTAGTGGAACAAACAATGACACATTAAAACAGCTGAAGTGATGTAAATAAACAGGAGGAAATGCTGAAGTAGCATGTAGCCACACCATGCAGACATACTGATCATTGAGCACGGTGGTGTATTCTAGGCGTTATGTCTTAGGCACATATGTTGTGCACAGAAGCTTTATTTCTCTGATTGCTATGTATATTAAATAGCTCAGATAACAAATTATCAGCATAAAACCAGAAAATAATTGCAATAACAGTGTGGGCTCGATCGAGGGCACTTGGTCTCCATTCAAGGCACAAACATGCTTCTTGCCACCTCAAGTGGAGAGTCTTGTTTAAAAAAACGGGGACTTGCTTTTGTGTGGTCAGTGGAAAAAGGAGTTACCTTACGTTTGTAAGACTGCATTGTGAATAACTGTGCGATTGAAGAGGTTATGCTTGTTCAGGAGAGTGcttatttttgcattccactgGGAACAGTACATGCTCTACACTTCTACTATATTGATCATGGCACCTTCACATTATTGCTGTTGTTACTGGTGCATAGGCTGTTGTGAAGGGCACAAAACTCGGTAAGAATGTCGACATGGTCACAATGTGTAACATGTACCAAGCTAGTGTACAAATTTCGGTGCACCAAGTTTGACATTTAGACAGAAAATATCCTAAATTGCTgacagcaaaaaaattttttgaagcTTTGTAGCTTGTGAATTGTTTTTATGTGATTATTGTCTTGGGTATCATGAAAACATCGCCATTTTATTTGGCTGAGGTGGATGCACACGCAAGTGCTACACTCCACATCCTCTGCTTTTAATAAATTTTACAATACTATACTGCTGCCTATACTGCTTTTTTTGTGCAAAAGTAGGGTCACACTTCTCAAAACATATAACTTTTGAGCAAATCAGAAAGGTTTACCAGCCCTTGACTTTCTTACATTTACTACAACAAACTCTGGTGCGATGGTTCagtcaccatgggaatgatgggttgTACATGAATTAGTCTGATATTTGTGCTTGGGGCTTCAGCCGTTCTTGTGACTTCGTTTATTATGCTTTATCTGAGTGTAAGTTGAACTAAATTTCAGAGaaatatatactttttttttagtgCAGGACGTAATAAGACTCTGCAAGCACGCATAATCGCTACTAAGTACAGTGGTTCCACTTGTCCATGCATCCttggcataatggtttcaatatctggCTTCTTTGCCAGAGGTCCTGAGCTCGAATCCTGCTGTTGGATAACTTTAACaacatttatttaattatttataatgcAGTACTTTCTTAAAAATTATCACTTTGCAGTCTTgaagccatttaaagccagaaggacaaagtttaggcaaatccatgtactacccatcatttccatgctggctgaactggcCTGCTTGAATCTCCCAtaaacactagcgccacagtttccTCTAGTAAATATATGAAACTGTGTGGTCCAGCTGTGCTATGTTTGATCATTTCTGAGATCACCCGCAAGGCTTATTGAATGAACAAAAGACTCATCATTAGCACAAACATCTTTGTTCTCTGATTGTGGTACTCCGTAAAcgcagttttgttttgtttgtgcagGATCAAGGCTTTCTATCTCTCCAACAACTGTCAAGGATGAGAAGTCTCAGCAGTCACGCCTCCACCGTTGTAACTTCTGTGACTATGAAACTGGAAGGCTCTTCCATCTGCAAGCACACATCAGGGTCCATACAGGGGAGCGTCCCTTTCAATGCCATTTGTGCCCTCAGAGCTTCACACTGAATGCCACTCTGAAGACACACCTACGCACCCATACAGGCGAGAGGCCATATCACTGCCCTTCATGCCTTCGGAGCTTCTCGCGAAAAGACACCCTCAATGACCACCTGCGCATCCACACAGGCGAGCGTCCATTTAAATGCCCTGTATGCGGGGAGACCTTTGCCGCAAAGTTCACCCTCAAGACTCATTTGTACGTCCACTCAGGCAAGCGGCCATATCAGTGTCCTTCATGCTCTAAGACTTTTGTGAATAGCAGTGCGCTCAAGAGGCACTTGCGCACTCACACGGGCAAGCGACCATAGCGCTTCACCGATGGTTTCAAGTTCTTTCTGCCTTTGACTTGAACAAATGAAAACACACCACGATAACATCAGTGAGTAGGCCACCAGCCTTGTAGGTGTGCAGAGCACATTAGCTACATTCTAAAaacagttacaccctttggggtgtatatgtgccacataacaataatcgtcatttgtgttacccacatttcctttctttaaggctgtgagcccggtacttccaagtcacgaacgacatgcgcattatcagtatgacagagcattcttgacaggaaagtagcaagcatagtgttttcaagaaaggaaacgcaagcaagacagatgacgattgttgttgtgtggcagatatacaccccgaagAGTGCAACTGTCTTTAGAGTGTTGAGCCTGAATTATGAAATTATATATCTGCGCATTATAGCATTCTAGTGCCATATTCCTTATGTGTTGCTATGCATTCTTATATGTTGTCTTATATGTTGAACAGCCAAGTTACTTCGCAGGATGTTTCAGCATAACCTAACAAGTTACAAAGACATTTGTTGTAGCAACATTGCTATACATCACACTAACCACATTCATGTGGCATACCTTCATGTGAAGGCACAAGAAAGCTTGAAGTGAGCATCCAACATCAATGCCTTCAAAACACTTGTGTGCGCAGTAACATAGTCGTAGCAAATTCTGAATGTTAGCTTACTCATTGGGACTTGTTGGTACTCTCCAAATATACTGCTGCCTAAATGAACATTCTTGTGAGTTAAACTGCCCCTCACCGGGTCTGGGCATTACCAACAGACAAAGCAAGGTGCATAGGTTGTGCTATGAAAATTATGTCAACAAAATATGGAATCATTCCACGGCGTTAAAACAGCTAAAGATTTATAGGAGAACCCATGCACCTTTCCTCTCAAGGGAGCCCCGCTTCTTGCCAGAGACTGAAGGCCACATGCctctgtgtaaaacacactgtcCCCAACATCCCCAATTATGACATATGACTTCAGTAAAGCACCTAATGCAGAATGCACTATACCACCACTGGAAGTGTGTCATGGTGTGAAAAatgaagaagaataagaaggaggagaaaaaaaaaaaaggcggggttTCTGATGTATACATGACGCAATTTCTCTGCTTGGGTATCAAAGAAACCAGGGAAGGAACGTCACTTCAGGGTGCTAGTCAAGGTAAAGGGGATGTttatgttggcagtgaagctctCCTCCTGGCAGCATGGTAACACGACAATTCAATTCCTCCTATCTGCTTTAATTAACAATGAACTAATTCAAAAAACTTTTGCAATAAGATGCTCTCTTGGTGGCACTTTACAAGTTCCAATGTATAGCCAAAATTTCTGATGGGGTCTCATGAGAGGTCCTTCAAGATGTTTACATACACACCAGAAAAGCTAACTGCATACTGCTTTTCTTAAGTGTTAATTCTCTCAGCATTTATAGGAAAGGCCTATGGACTGAGGTTCAACTAGTACTATGTATGTGCCTTGTTCTTCTGGAGCCAAACGGTGTTTCCATGTTGTCAAGAACTTAAGCAGTATGGCTGCAAGTAGAAGAACCTATTTAATCGTCTTGTCGCAGCACTTTATTCTGCATTCACCCTTTCTTTGCTGCACACAATAATTTGAAAGTCAGGAGCAAACCACTAATCCTGTCTCATGTTTACATCAGTTCATGATTTAAAAAACTTCTCAGTAAAAGCACTCATTTGTTGCTTCAGCTTGGCTATATTTGTGTGTTTTTTATTTGTCTGTTTCACCATGCCATAGGATTTAACCTAGTAAAGATGGACTGATATGAAAACATTGACTGAAATtgtggttctctgcatatatacCATGTGGCACTTTGTTTATTGCAATGCTTGTTGCACACTTATATTTCGAATATCACCCATATAATTGCTTCCGTCCAATATTTATTGATactattgtattttttttttaactcgaaAGGCTTTTTGTAGGCACCTATTTCCTGCGCTGCTTTAAGGCTAAGGTGAACTTCTTTACTGTATCACGttcgccatagagtttcatacaataattactagaggaaactctggcgcacAATCGTTCAGCCAtcatggaaatgatgggaagtacatagatttgtctAATCCTCGTACTTGCggattcagacattcttgtggctttaaTTATTACACTTTATCTGTCTTCCttgtcctaaatttcaaagtGATCTATACTCTTCAAAGTTCAGAAGACACTGCAAACATGCACAAGCGCTACTAATTGCAATGGtccagcttgtcgaggtggccaaatcaaaaACGCGGCAAGCGTCTCAAGGCTTGCCCacaataaattcataagggcattATATGTCGCTTATCAATGCATGGGTtcgtggcataatggtttcaatatcgggcttctctGCTAGAGGctctgtgttcgaatcctgccatctgacaattttaatgatgtttgttTAATTATTCATTATGGAGCACCTTGTTGAAAATGACAAATTTACAAAGTTGCAgagtcgtttgaagccagaaggacgaagtttaggcaaatccatgtacttcccataattcccatgctggctgaaccacccccattgcagctcccataAGCACTAACGTCAGCatttcctctagtaattactgtaataAACTCTGTGACATTACTGCAGGTGCTTCTTTAAAATACACTGTTCTTCAGCTTGAGGGTACATTAACCCATTTAGATATATTGTCATGCTATCTTGTGATTTTGCtttattaagcatgaaatgcttttagctacCATTGCtggcgaccttcaagagaccttgagccaaaatccaGAGCTGTTATCCAGGCACTCAAGATGAGGACGGAGCGAGAatgaaacgagaacatccgggcgtCGTTGCAAGAACAAAACATGATCATCCGGGTAACCAGTCAAGACTTAAGAAAATGCAGTCTTGTGCAGGATTACATTGTatatgctagttactgcccaaacaagttacaaaaaaaatatattgcttccgatttcttcctgtttgttcacaatagcactcaagctgtaacttttaTTACGCTGAAGTTGAATTTGTCATTTCTAATAGAGACGTTAAAAAGGCAGATACGTGGCACCACACTCTTGATTGTGATCTTTTGGTGCTGAGAcagagttgcctgtgctcttttcagcatCAGCGGTCCGTGAGTTTTGCGGCGCTGGTTTGGCGCTGTCTTAAAAGATGGAGCCATGCTGTGTGACCAAGCCGGCAGCGTTCGGCGCACAATGGGTAGTTGTTTGGCCGAGGCgcgacttgcaatgaggttcagtTCAAAACAGATTCATTTTGGCTCAGTAAGCTCTCAGGCCTGTGTCACATCATGGCTGCATTTGCTTCTGCATCATTCTTCATATCAATGAGGTTGCTGTCACAAATGCTTGCAGGAATGCAGCACAATGAAAGAAAAGGTAGGAAGCGTTTTCTGAAACCAATCGCTTAGTGAGTTATACACCAGAGCAGAAGACTGCTCAACTGTGCCGACAGTGACAGGATTATGCAGCCGTCCATCACCACGCACTGTGGCCACCTACCTAAGGCTGCACATTTTCAGCCAACTACTTCGACGTGACAAGAAGAAAAAGTAGCGACAAACGCTGAGTGTGTTGCACTGTTGGAAGAAGAAAAACGGTTGTAACGAGGCTGTTTGCTGTCACTTTCTGTGACAGGAAACAGTTGCATCCATATGGACCACATGACAGGAAACAATTGCGTTCATATGGACCGAGTGACAGGAAACGATTgcatccatatggaccagtgcaaagTGTGGCGTGGAGTGctgtggtggggtgtgccattgAGAACATGTACTACAcctattttaagattgtggctagtatcctctccaaccaatctgctttgccggtagccatttcatgcttacatttacTCTCTATTACGGGAGTGGAATATGGAAAGACATTGT
Protein-coding sequences here:
- the LOC142579554 gene encoding uncharacterized protein LOC142579554 isoform X1; its protein translation is MRGAQHKGSSHSSSLTTAEDDKSQQGLFHHCDFCDYETKSLFDLKKHNRVHTGSRLSISPTTVKDEKSQQSRLHRCNFCDYETGRLFHLQAHIRVHTGERPFQCHLCPQSFTLNATLKTHLRTHTGERPYHCPSCLRSFSRKDTLNDHLRIHTGERPFKCPVCGETFAAKFTLKTHLYVHSGKRPYQCPSCSKTFVNSSALKRHLRTHTGKRP
- the LOC142579554 gene encoding uncharacterized protein LOC142579554 isoform X3, whose product is MRGAQHKGSSHSSSLTTAEDDKSQQGLFHHCDFCDYETKSLFDLKKHNRVHTVWFSSRIFHRAGLDPSSSSSAAVCFMSTAGRRLTDQIKKLIDKGFLTGSAFIGLTQDQGFLSLQQLSRMRSLSSHASTVVTSVTMKLEGSSICKHTSGSIQGSVPFNAICALRASH
- the LOC142579554 gene encoding uncharacterized protein LOC142579554 isoform X2, with the protein product MRGAQHKGSSHSSSLTTAEDDKSQQGLFHHCDFCDYETKSLFDLKKHNRVHTDNTCTVASTLYLSVKLYWLLTLKAYFWFSSRIFHRAGLDPSSSSSAAVCFMSTAGRRLTDQIKKLIDKGFLTGSAFIGLTQDQGFLSLQQLSRMRSLSSHASTVVTSVTMKLEGSSICKHTSGSIQGSVPFNAICALRASH